CGTCTGCTGATGAGCATCACTGAGCGTCTGCCCACAGCGTCATGTTGTGGGCAGACGACACCGGCCCGCGTCGTATCTCGAAAATGCGGTTGGCTTCCGCCCGCCCGGTTAAGATCGACCTCCGCTTTATCCGAAACGAACGCGAAGAAATAGATGATGAAACTGATCGGTTCGCACACGAGCCCATTCGTCCGCAAGGTGCGGATCGTGATGGCGGAAAAGAAGATCGACTGCGAACTGGTGCTCGAAGATGTCTGGGCATCCGATTCCAAGATCCACGATTTCAACCCGCTCGGGAAAGTGCCGTGTCTGATTCTGGACGGCGGCGAAGCGGTGTTCGATTCGCGCGTGATCTGCGAGTACGTCGACACGCTCACGCCAGTCGGCAAGCTGCTGCCGCAGGAACGGCGCGAGCGCACCGAAGTGCGCTGCTGGGAGGCGCTCGCGGACGGCATGCTCGACGCCGCCGTGCTGATTCGCCTCGAAGGCGTGCTGCGCGAGGAAGCCCACCGCAGCGACGCGTGGATCGCGCGGCAACGGCACAAGATCGAGGACGGTCTGCGCGCGATGGCGCGCGGTCTCGACACGAAGCAATGGTGTTCCGCGAACCGCTTCACGCTGGCGGATATCGCCTGCGGCTGCGCGCTCGGCTACCTGGATTTCCGTATGCCGGAGCTGAACTGGCGAGACGCGCACCCGGCGCTCGACAAGTTCTACGCGCGGCTCGCGCAACGACAATCGTTCATCGAGACCGAGCCGCGCTGAGCGCCGCGCTCCCGGGCAAGGCGGGAGCGTGGCGGCATCCGCGCATTACTTCTTCAGCGCAGCCTTGAGCGTTGCGTTGGCCTGCGCGATCGCGGCGCGCGCGGCGGGCGTTTCCGCGAGGGCGTTCAACATCACGAAGTCGTGGATCGTGCCGTTGTAGCGCACCGAAGTCACCGGAACGCCCGCTTCGGTCAGCTTGCGCGCGTAGGCTTCGCCTTCGTCGCGCAGCACGTCGTTTTCATCCGTGATGACGAGCGCCGGCGGCAGCGCCTTCAAATCGTCGATGCTCGCGCGCAGCGGCGACGCCGTGATCTGCGCGCGGTCCGCCTCGTTCGGGGCGTAGGCGTCCCAGAACCACTTCATCGCGTCGCGCGTGAGCCACGGGCCGTTGGCGAACGCGTTATACGAGCCGTCGTCGAAATTCGCGTCCGTCACCGGATAAAACAGCACCTGCGCGCGCAGTGCCGGGCCGCCGCGTTCCTTCGCGAGCAGCGTCACGGCCGCCGCCATGTTGCCGCCGACGCTGTCGCCCGCCACCGCCATGCGCGACGCATCGACGCCGAACTCGCGGGCGTGCTCCGCCACGTAGCGGGTCGCCGCGTAGGCTTGTTCGACCGGCACCGGATACTTCGTTTCCGGCGAGCGATCGTAGTCGACGAATACGACTTCGGCATCCGCGCCGTTCGCAATCTCGCGCACGAGCCGGTCGTGCGTATTCTTGTCGCCCAGCACCCAGCCGCCGCCGTGGAAATACATGATGACGGGCAGCGCGCCTTTCGCGTGGACTGGCCGCACGATGCGGAGCGCGATCTTGCCCGTGGGACCGGCTTCGATCACGCGGTCTTCGATTTTCGCGGCCTGTTTGGCGACCGGCTGCGCTTGCGCGCCTGCGAGCACGTTGCGCGCGTCGGCGGGCGAGAGCGTGTAGATCGGCGGGCCGTTTTTCGCGGCCAGTGCATCGATGAACTGCTGCGTCGCCGGCTCGAGTACCGGCGCGGCGTCGGCTGTCGCGTGGGCGAGAACGGCGGTTGCAACGGCGCTTGCGATCAATGCGGTTTTCAGCTTTTTCACGATGGTTCTCCGAGACGGTAAAAAGGAAACGCTGTAACTACTGTAAATCTACTACTAGATAGATAACACAACGGGTTTGCGCCGCTTATCCACTGATGCTTTTGCCGCAGGCACTGCATGTGATGGCTTGCGGGGCATGCCAGGAGCTTGTAACACGCGACGCCAAGACACCGCCAGCAACGAGGTCGCCAAAATCTATCTATCAAACGATAGACTGAGGGGCATCAAGAATTGGGTTTTTCACATAGTTATCCACAGGGTTATCTACCGGCGCACCGTCGCGGCGACTTCGTCCAACCGCGCGCGAGTCTGAAACAGTCGACAAGCGAGCAGACTGCCCTGAAACGCGGCATACAACGCCCGGGCCGCTGCTTCGGGCTTTCCTCCGGCATCGAGCGTGTTCTGCGCCTCGCCTTCCGCGAGAACCTTCGCAAGCCAGTTCTCATTGGCACGGAAAAACGCCTGAATGGCCTGCCGAACCTTCTCCGGCAACGATTCGATGTCCGCAGCGAGCATGCCGCACAGGCAAACCTGCGTTCCGTCGCCGATGATCCGCCCGAAGAGCTTCGTGTAACGGTCGAGCTTCTTGTCGGCGGAGGCCGAACTGTCGATGGCATAGACCGACGACATGACGTCCGCGCTATAGGCGTTCACCGCTTCGAGCGCGAGGTCTTCCTTCGTCGGAAAGTAATAATGGATGCTCGACGTCTTCACGCCGACAAGATCCGACAGATCACGGTAGCTGAAGCCGTTGTAACCGCGCTTCATCATGACCGTCTGCGCATGGTCCAGCAGCGCCTCGCGTACTGTGTTCTTGTCCATCGCGTGACCCATCGGTTGTTCAATGCGCTCACTTTATCTACTAATAGGTAGAGAGTCAAGCACTTGTATCGAATGACTTTTTATCAGGACGATAGGAAAGCGTCATCGAGACGCCCCGGCCTTCGCGGTCCGAGGCGCGTGCGTCAGCTTTCGCTCGCGGCCGTCGCCAATGTCGCAGGCGATGCCGCATCGGCCGCCGCGCGCTCGATGATCCCGCCGCCGAGGCATACGTCGCCCTGGTAGAGCACGGCCGACTGTCCCGGCGTCACGGCCCATTGCGCTTCGTCGAAGCGCAGCTCGAAAAGACCGTCGTGCGCAGCGGCGAAGCGGCAGGCGGCGTCCTGCTGACGGTAGCGCGTCTTGGCGGCGCAGGCCGTGCCGTCGTCAGGCGCGAAGCCCGCGACCCAGCTCGTGTTGCCCGCGACCAGCGTCTGCGACAAGAGCCACGGATGGTCGTGCCCCTGCACGACATAGAGCGTGTTGCTCGCCATGTCCTTGCCGGCGACGAACCACGGTTCGCCGCTGCCGTCCTTCGCGCCGCCGATGCCGATGCCCTTGCGCTGCCCGAACGTATAAAACGCGAGCCCGATATGCTCGCCCACGATCTTCCCTTCCGCTGTCTTCATCGGTCCGGGTTGCGTCGGGAGATAGCGGTTCAGAAAGTCGCGGAACGGCCGCTCGCCGATGAAACAGATGCCCGTCGAATCCTTCTTCTTCGCATTCGGCAAACCGATTTCCGCGGCGATTTCGCGCACTTTCGTCTTCGGGATTTCGCCGAGCGGAAAGAGCGTCTTCGAAAGCTGCTGCTGATTCAGCCGATGCAGGAAATACGACTGATCCTTCGTCGAATCGGTGGCCTTGAGCAACTGGAAAAGCCCGTTCTGCTCGCGCACGCGGGCGTAGTGTCCGGTCGCGATGGTTTCGGCGCCGAGCGACATGGCGTGATCGAGGAACGCCTTGAACTTGATTTCGGCGTTGCACAGCACGTCCGGGTTCGGCGTGCGGCCGGCCGAATACTCGCGCAGAAATTCGGCGAACACGCGGTCCTTGTATTCGGCGGCGAAGTTCACCGCTTCGACGTCGATGCCGATCAGGTCCGCCACCGAAACGACGTCGATCCAGTCCTGACGCGTCGAGCAGTACTCGCCGTCGTCGTCGTCTTCCCAGTTTTTCATGAACAGGCCGACGACTTCGTAGCCCTGCTCTTTGAGCAGCCACGCCGTCACGGACGAATCCACGCCGCCCGACATGCCCACCACCACTTTTCGCTTGTTCATGGAAATACCGCGTTGTTGGCGCGCCAGCGTGTCACGAGCGCACCGCCGGCGCGACCGAGTGCGTATGAATAAAATCGAGTGGCACGCGCCGCCCGGCCAAATAATCGTCGACGCACTTCATCACGAGCGGCGTGCGATGCTGCGCAACCGTCGCGCGCAGTTCGTCAGGCGTGAGCCACATTGCGCGGACGATCCCCTCGTCCAGCGCGCGCCCCGCCACTTCCCCCGCGGACTTGCCGCAGAACGTGAAGCGCAGATACGTGACATCGCGCTCAGGGCGCTGAAAGTGCGTCATGTAAGCACCGACGAGCGCCTCGGGCTCGAACCGATGCGCCGTTTCCTCCAGCGTCTCGCGGACGACCGCCTCGACGAGCGTTTCGCCCGCTTCGAGATGACCGGCCGGTTGGTTGATTCGCAGCCCTGCGGATGTGTGTTCCTCGATGACGAGGAAGCGCCCGTCCTGCTCGACAATCGCCGCGACCGTAACGTGAGGAGCCCAAGTATCTGATTTCATGGCCGACATTTTACCGTTACGCGTCCCATCACGTGCGCGCGGCCTAAGGGTTAGCGCGGAGTGCGATCAGGTGCCGGATCGCATTGTCCGCGCATATTCTTCAGTTACAGTTGAGACAGCCGTCCATCAGCATCTGAAACTCGAAATCAGCCTTGGTCTCCCTCGCGCGTGGCCGCGCCCGAGGGCAAGAAAAGAAAAGGAAAGACAGGAGGATTCAACATGCACATCGGAGTGCCTGCCGAGACACGGGCGAACGAGGCGCGCGTCGCCGCCACGCCGGAGACCGTGAAAAAGCTCGTCGCGCAAGGACACCGCCTTTCGGTG
This Caballeronia sp. LZ062 DNA region includes the following protein-coding sequences:
- a CDS encoding NUDIX hydrolase; the encoded protein is MKSDTWAPHVTVAAIVEQDGRFLVIEEHTSAGLRINQPAGHLEAGETLVEAVVRETLEETAHRFEPEALVGAYMTHFQRPERDVTYLRFTFCGKSAGEVAGRALDEGIVRAMWLTPDELRATVAQHRTPLVMKCVDDYLAGRRVPLDFIHTHSVAPAVRS
- the mnmA gene encoding tRNA 2-thiouridine(34) synthase MnmA, encoding MNKRKVVVGMSGGVDSSVTAWLLKEQGYEVVGLFMKNWEDDDDGEYCSTRQDWIDVVSVADLIGIDVEAVNFAAEYKDRVFAEFLREYSAGRTPNPDVLCNAEIKFKAFLDHAMSLGAETIATGHYARVREQNGLFQLLKATDSTKDQSYFLHRLNQQQLSKTLFPLGEIPKTKVREIAAEIGLPNAKKKDSTGICFIGERPFRDFLNRYLPTQPGPMKTAEGKIVGEHIGLAFYTFGQRKGIGIGGAKDGSGEPWFVAGKDMASNTLYVVQGHDHPWLLSQTLVAGNTSWVAGFAPDDGTACAAKTRYRQQDAACRFAAAHDGLFELRFDEAQWAVTPGQSAVLYQGDVCLGGGIIERAAADAASPATLATAASES
- a CDS encoding alpha/beta hydrolase; protein product: MKKLKTALIASAVATAVLAHATADAAPVLEPATQQFIDALAAKNGPPIYTLSPADARNVLAGAQAQPVAKQAAKIEDRVIEAGPTGKIALRIVRPVHAKGALPVIMYFHGGGWVLGDKNTHDRLVREIANGADAEVVFVDYDRSPETKYPVPVEQAYAATRYVAEHAREFGVDASRMAVAGDSVGGNMAAAVTLLAKERGGPALRAQVLFYPVTDANFDDGSYNAFANGPWLTRDAMKWFWDAYAPNEADRAQITASPLRASIDDLKALPPALVITDENDVLRDEGEAYARKLTEAGVPVTSVRYNGTIHDFVMLNALAETPAARAAIAQANATLKAALKK
- a CDS encoding TetR/AcrR family transcriptional regulator, which codes for MDKNTVREALLDHAQTVMMKRGYNGFSYRDLSDLVGVKTSSIHYYFPTKEDLALEAVNAYSADVMSSVYAIDSSASADKKLDRYTKLFGRIIGDGTQVCLCGMLAADIESLPEKVRQAIQAFFRANENWLAKVLAEGEAQNTLDAGGKPEAAARALYAAFQGSLLACRLFQTRARLDEVAATVRR
- a CDS encoding glutathione S-transferase, with translation MKLIGSHTSPFVRKVRIVMAEKKIDCELVLEDVWASDSKIHDFNPLGKVPCLILDGGEAVFDSRVICEYVDTLTPVGKLLPQERRERTEVRCWEALADGMLDAAVLIRLEGVLREEAHRSDAWIARQRHKIEDGLRAMARGLDTKQWCSANRFTLADIACGCALGYLDFRMPELNWRDAHPALDKFYARLAQRQSFIETEPR